From the genome of Mesorhizobium japonicum MAFF 303099, one region includes:
- a CDS encoding glycosyltransferase family 4 protein, translated as MRIAFHAPLKSPNHPVASGDRQMARMLVKALEHGGHSVELASELRFYLRQPEPKSFDALKIEAREEAARLAGLWDRDGKPDLWFSYHPYYKAPDLIGPQLASAFAVPYVTAEASYSRRRNAGLWGDTQALVARAVEQAALNICFTQRDRQGLADAIPDAAFGMLSPFIDTSVFRETPARGCPTRLVTVAMMRPGDKVESYRMLAQALGSIVHLPWTMSVVGDGPARDEVKAQFAGLAADRIEWLGAIEPAAVPDVLYSGGIYIWPGCGEAYGVAYLEAQAAGLPVVAQDIAGVPEVVRDGQTGFLTPPGDVAAFASAVERLLASNDERAIMAAEARRFVLEERSLVVAAARLAELLAKIPVS; from the coding sequence ATGAGAATTGCCTTCCACGCGCCGCTGAAGTCACCCAATCATCCCGTTGCCTCCGGCGACCGCCAAATGGCACGGATGCTGGTCAAGGCGCTGGAGCATGGAGGGCACAGCGTCGAACTGGCTTCCGAATTACGCTTCTATCTACGCCAACCGGAGCCGAAAAGTTTCGATGCGCTCAAGATCGAGGCCCGAGAGGAAGCCGCGCGGTTGGCAGGGCTTTGGGATCGTGACGGCAAGCCCGATCTATGGTTCTCCTATCATCCCTATTACAAGGCGCCCGACCTGATCGGGCCCCAGTTGGCGTCGGCCTTTGCTGTCCCCTATGTGACAGCGGAAGCCTCCTATTCGAGGCGGCGCAACGCCGGCTTGTGGGGCGATACGCAAGCGTTGGTGGCGCGAGCCGTCGAACAGGCGGCGCTGAACATCTGCTTCACGCAAAGGGATCGTCAGGGACTGGCAGATGCGATACCCGATGCCGCTTTCGGCATGCTTTCGCCCTTCATCGATACATCGGTATTCCGGGAAACGCCGGCACGGGGTTGTCCGACGCGCCTTGTTACCGTCGCCATGATGCGCCCGGGCGACAAAGTCGAAAGCTATCGCATGCTGGCGCAAGCGCTCGGTTCGATCGTCCACCTGCCCTGGACCATGTCGGTTGTCGGGGACGGGCCTGCCCGTGACGAGGTCAAAGCGCAATTCGCCGGCTTGGCCGCCGACCGGATCGAATGGCTTGGCGCGATTGAGCCAGCCGCCGTGCCGGATGTCCTCTATAGTGGGGGAATTTACATCTGGCCGGGTTGCGGCGAGGCCTATGGCGTTGCCTATCTTGAAGCACAGGCCGCCGGCCTTCCGGTGGTGGCTCAGGACATCGCCGGCGTGCCGGAGGTCGTGCGGGATGGCCAGACCGGGTTTCTCACCCCGCCGGGCGACGTGGCGGCGTTCGCTTCTGCCGTTGAAAGGCTTCTGGCCAGTAACGACGAAAGAGCCATCATGGCCGCGGAAGCCAGACGTTTCGTCCTCGAAGAACGTTCGCTCGTTGTTGCAGCGGCGCGTCTGGCCGAACTTCTTGCTAAGATCCCCGTTTCATGA